The Vibrio tubiashii ATCC 19109 genome has a segment encoding these proteins:
- the gpt gene encoding xanthine phosphoribosyltransferase has protein sequence MSKKFIITWDQMHTLCRELAEKQMPAEQWKGIWAVSRGGLVPGAILARELGIRHVDTICISSYDHDHQRDMTVVKAPEGDGEGFLIVEDLVDSGDTARKLREMYPKAKLIAVCAKPAGVELLDDYVVDIAQDTWIEQPWDMSIQYIEPINRKQK, from the coding sequence ATGAGTAAAAAATTCATTATCACTTGGGACCAAATGCACACACTTTGTCGTGAGTTGGCGGAAAAACAGATGCCAGCAGAGCAATGGAAAGGAATTTGGGCGGTTAGCCGTGGCGGTCTAGTACCGGGCGCAATCTTGGCTCGTGAGCTAGGTATTCGTCATGTAGATACTATCTGTATCTCAAGCTACGACCATGACCATCAACGTGATATGACTGTTGTAAAAGCGCCAGAGGGTGACGGTGAAGGCTTCCTAATCGTTGAAGACCTAGTAGATAGCGGTGATACAGCACGTAAACTGCGTGAAATGTACCCGAAGGCAAAACTGATCGCAGTATGTGCTAAGCCAGCAGGTGTTGAGCTACTTGACGACTACGTGGTTGATATTGCTCAAGACACATGGATCGAGCAGCCATGGGATATGTCAATTCAGTACATTGAGCCAATCAATCGCAAGCAAAAGTAA
- a CDS encoding NCS2 family permease produces MFEKLFKLSENGTNVKTEIIAGVTTFLTMAYIIFVNPAMLADAGMDKGAVFVATCLAAAIGCFIMGFVANYPIALAPGMGLNAFFTYGVVLGMGHSWQVALGAVFVSGIIFMALSIFKVREWIINSIPMSLRTGISAGIGLFLAFIGLQNSGIVVDNPATLVGLGHITGLQPALAALGFFLTIGLVYRGVRGAVMIAILAITALGLIVGDVQWGGIMSAPPSVAPTFMQMNIADVFEVGMISVVFAFLFVDLFDTAGTLVGVATKADLIKEDGKLPRLSKALLADSTATSVGAMIGTSSTTSYVESTAGVAAGGRTGLTAVVVGVLFLLALFFSPLAGMIPAYATAGALFYVAILMMSGLVSVDWRDLTEAAPVVVTCLLMPLTYSIAEGIALGFISYAAIKLLSGRGREVSISVWVLSAVFIIKYLVA; encoded by the coding sequence ATGTTCGAAAAACTGTTCAAACTCAGTGAAAACGGCACAAACGTCAAAACTGAGATCATTGCAGGTGTGACCACCTTCTTGACGATGGCTTACATCATCTTTGTCAACCCTGCAATGCTTGCAGACGCTGGTATGGATAAAGGCGCTGTATTTGTTGCAACCTGTCTTGCTGCGGCGATTGGCTGTTTCATCATGGGCTTCGTTGCTAACTACCCAATTGCACTAGCACCTGGCATGGGACTGAACGCCTTCTTTACCTATGGCGTTGTTCTCGGTATGGGTCATTCATGGCAAGTCGCTTTAGGTGCCGTTTTTGTTTCCGGTATCATTTTCATGGCTTTGAGTATTTTCAAAGTTCGTGAGTGGATCATTAACTCGATTCCTATGTCATTACGTACGGGTATCTCGGCTGGTATCGGTTTGTTCCTTGCGTTTATTGGTCTACAAAACTCAGGCATTGTGGTTGATAACCCAGCGACTTTAGTTGGTCTTGGTCATATCACAGGCCTGCAACCTGCGTTAGCGGCATTAGGCTTCTTCCTAACGATTGGCTTGGTTTACCGTGGTGTACGTGGCGCGGTAATGATTGCGATCCTCGCGATCACAGCTTTGGGTTTGATCGTTGGTGACGTTCAATGGGGCGGTATTATGTCAGCGCCACCAAGTGTTGCTCCGACCTTTATGCAAATGAACATTGCTGACGTCTTCGAAGTTGGCATGATTTCAGTTGTATTCGCTTTCCTATTTGTTGACCTATTTGATACAGCGGGTACTTTAGTTGGCGTTGCGACAAAAGCGGATCTGATTAAAGAAGATGGCAAACTGCCTCGTCTAAGCAAAGCGCTACTTGCTGACTCGACTGCAACGTCTGTTGGCGCAATGATTGGTACCTCTAGCACCACTTCTTATGTTGAGTCTACGGCAGGTGTTGCCGCGGGTGGTCGTACGGGCCTGACTGCTGTTGTCGTTGGTGTACTATTCCTTCTGGCTCTGTTTTTCTCACCACTGGCTGGCATGATTCCAGCGTACGCAACCGCAGGCGCACTTTTCTACGTTGCTATTCTGATGATGTCTGGCCTGGTTAGTGTTGACTGGCGCGACTTAACAGAAGCGGCACCGGTTGTCGTGACCTGTTTACTTATGCCACTGACTTACTCAATTGCAGAAGGTATTGCGCTTGGCTTTATCTCTTACGCTGCAATCAAACTACTGAGTGGCCGTGGTCGCGAAGTATCAATCAGTGTATGGGTACTATCAGCAGTATTCATCATTAAGTATTTAGTGGCTTAA
- a CDS encoding aminoacyl-histidine dipeptidase, translating to MSEFHSEISSLSPAPIWQFFDKICSIPHPSKHEEALAQYIVDWAKEQGLDVRRDPTGNVFIKKPATPGMENKKGVVLQAHIDMVPQKNEDTDHDFTKDPIQPYIDGEWVTAKGTTLGADNGMGMASCLAVLASTEIKHGPIEVLLTVDEEAGMTGAFGLEAGWLEGDILLNTDSEQEGEVYMGCAGGIDGEMTFDIKREALPAGFTTRQLILKGLKGGHSGCDIHTGRGNANKLLARFLAGHAQELDLRLVEFRGGSLRNAIPREAFVTVAVPAENEAKLAELFEFYTNLLRTELGKVETDIVSFNEAIDTETQVLAIADQQRFIAALNACPNGVIRMSDEIEGVVETSLNVGVVTTEANQIQVLCLVRSLIDSGRQQVEGMLTSVAELAGAQIEFSGAYPGWKPDADSEIMAIFRDMYEGIYGHKPNIMVIHAGLECGLFKEPYPNMDMVSFGPTIKFPHSPDEKVKIDTVALFWDQMVALLEAIPEKA from the coding sequence GTGTCTGAATTCCATTCTGAAATCAGCAGCTTATCACCTGCTCCAATTTGGCAATTTTTCGATAAGATCTGTTCTATCCCTCACCCTTCAAAACACGAAGAAGCCCTAGCACAATACATCGTTGATTGGGCTAAAGAGCAAGGCTTAGATGTTCGCCGTGATCCAACAGGCAACGTTTTCATCAAGAAGCCAGCTACACCGGGTATGGAAAATAAGAAAGGTGTCGTTCTGCAAGCACACATCGATATGGTGCCACAGAAGAATGAAGACACAGATCATGACTTCACAAAAGATCCGATTCAACCGTACATTGACGGTGAATGGGTAACAGCGAAAGGAACCACACTCGGTGCCGACAATGGTATGGGTATGGCATCTTGTCTTGCGGTACTGGCTTCAACAGAAATCAAGCATGGTCCAATTGAAGTGCTGCTAACGGTAGACGAAGAAGCAGGTATGACAGGTGCATTCGGTCTTGAAGCGGGTTGGTTAGAAGGTGATATTCTTCTTAACACTGACTCAGAGCAAGAAGGCGAAGTCTACATGGGCTGTGCTGGCGGTATTGATGGTGAAATGACTTTCGATATCAAACGCGAAGCGCTTCCAGCAGGCTTTACAACTCGCCAACTGATCCTAAAAGGTTTAAAAGGTGGTCACTCGGGCTGTGACATTCATACTGGTCGTGGCAATGCCAACAAACTACTTGCTCGATTCCTAGCAGGTCACGCACAAGAACTTGACCTTCGTCTTGTCGAGTTCCGCGGTGGTAGCCTGCGTAACGCTATTCCTCGTGAAGCGTTCGTAACAGTAGCTGTACCAGCAGAAAATGAAGCTAAGCTTGCTGAGTTGTTCGAGTTCTACACTAACCTACTTCGCACTGAACTAGGTAAAGTAGAAACAGACATCGTTTCATTCAACGAAGCGATCGACACAGAGACACAAGTATTAGCGATTGCCGACCAGCAACGTTTCATCGCCGCATTAAATGCATGCCCTAACGGCGTGATTCGCATGAGCGATGAAATTGAAGGCGTAGTTGAAACGTCTTTAAATGTGGGTGTCGTGACCACTGAAGCAAACCAAATCCAAGTGTTGTGCTTAGTTCGCTCTTTGATTGACTCTGGCCGTCAACAAGTAGAAGGCATGCTGACTTCTGTTGCTGAACTGGCAGGCGCTCAAATTGAGTTCTCTGGTGCTTACCCAGGTTGGAAACCAGACGCAGACTCAGAGATCATGGCTATCTTCCGTGACATGTACGAAGGCATCTACGGCCATAAGCCAAACATCATGGTTATTCACGCTGGTCTTGAATGTGGTCTGTTCAAAGAACCTTACCCGAATATGGACATGGTATCATTTGGCCCAACCATCAAGTTCCCACACTCACCAGATGAGAAAGTGAAAATTGATACGGTTGCCCTATTCTGGGATCAAATGGTTGCTCTACTAGAAGCGATTCCTGAAAAAGCGTAA
- a CDS encoding ATP-dependent zinc protease family protein, protein MKEKLLVGWRETLSLPSLGIEKINAKIDTGAKTSCLHAFKVESFKKDEAQWVRFWIHPIQHNTDVEIMCESEVIDERIVRDSGGHEESRYVISSDLSIGGETWPIEITLTNRENMAFRMLLGRTAMHNRIVVDPVESFLVPFEESK, encoded by the coding sequence ATGAAAGAAAAACTACTTGTTGGTTGGCGAGAAACCCTCAGCCTACCGAGCCTTGGTATTGAGAAAATTAATGCAAAAATCGATACCGGAGCCAAGACCTCGTGTTTACACGCATTCAAAGTAGAGAGCTTTAAGAAGGACGAAGCTCAATGGGTTCGCTTCTGGATCCACCCAATTCAGCATAATACGGACGTAGAAATTATGTGTGAATCTGAAGTCATTGATGAGCGTATCGTTCGCGACTCAGGTGGCCATGAAGAATCGCGTTATGTGATCAGCTCTGATTTGAGCATCGGTGGCGAAACTTGGCCAATTGAAATTACTTTAACCAATCGCGAAAACATGGCTTTTCGTATGTTGTTAGGCCGTACAGCAATGCACAACCGCATCGTTGTTGACCCTGTTGAATCGTTTTTAGTCCCTTTCGAGGAAAGCAAATAA
- the rimK gene encoding 30S ribosomal protein S6--L-glutamate ligase, with the protein MKIGILSRNASLYSTKRLIEAAKNRGHEVKVIDALRCYMNINSDAPEIHFKGEELSGFDAIIPRIGASVTFYGTAVLRQFEMMGVYPVNESVAITRSRDKLRSMQLLSRKGIGMPITGFASKPDDVKDLLEMVGGAPVVIKLLEGTQGIGVVLAETRKAAESVVEAFMGLKANIMVQEYIKEAGGADIRCFVIGDKVIAAMKRQGAEGEFRSNLHRGGSASLIKITPEERRTAVAAAKIMGLNVAGVDLLRSERGPLVMEVNSSPGLEGIEAATGKDIAGMIVEFIEKNAASKRTKTRGKG; encoded by the coding sequence ATGAAAATTGGTATTTTATCTCGTAACGCTAGCTTGTACTCAACCAAGCGTTTAATTGAAGCGGCAAAAAACCGTGGCCATGAGGTAAAAGTCATCGATGCACTTCGTTGCTACATGAACATCAACTCAGACGCGCCTGAAATTCACTTTAAAGGTGAAGAGCTGTCTGGTTTCGATGCCATCATTCCTCGTATTGGCGCTTCTGTCACTTTCTATGGCACAGCGGTACTACGTCAATTTGAAATGATGGGCGTTTACCCCGTCAACGAGTCGGTAGCCATCACTCGCTCTCGCGATAAGTTACGCTCTATGCAGCTGCTATCTCGCAAGGGTATCGGCATGCCAATCACTGGCTTTGCGAGTAAACCTGATGACGTGAAAGACCTGCTTGAAATGGTTGGCGGTGCGCCTGTTGTAATTAAGCTACTAGAAGGGACTCAAGGCATCGGCGTTGTACTGGCTGAGACTCGTAAGGCGGCAGAAAGTGTTGTTGAAGCCTTTATGGGCCTGAAAGCCAATATCATGGTTCAGGAATACATTAAAGAAGCGGGTGGTGCTGACATTCGTTGCTTTGTGATTGGTGACAAAGTGATCGCTGCGATGAAACGTCAAGGTGCAGAGGGCGAGTTTCGCTCTAACCTCCACCGTGGTGGCAGCGCATCGTTAATTAAGATTACTCCAGAAGAGCGACGCACTGCGGTCGCGGCTGCGAAAATAATGGGGCTAAATGTGGCTGGGGTTGATCTACTAAGATCAGAACGCGGTCCATTAGTCATGGAAGTAAACTCATCTCCAGGTCTTGAAGGTATTGAGGCCGCAACTGGTAAAGACATTGCTGGAATGATTGTCGAATTTATTGAGAAAAATGCGGCAAGCAAAAGGACTAAAACTCGTGGCAAAGGCTAA
- a CDS encoding succinylglutamate desuccinylase/aspartoacylase family protein, whose translation MRQAKGLKLVAKAKKNSAFEFLGEFTSPGERKVIELEAAKLYTHSPLSIPVEIINGKQAGPVLMVNAAIHGDELNGVEIVRQLINTLDANKLKGTIIAVPIVNVFGFIHKSRYLPDRRDLNRCFPGSEKGSLASRMANTFFSQVAKRCDYILDLHTGAIHRTNLPQIRADLSNPETLRIAQAFATPVIVDAPLRDGSLRSEAERLGIPVLTYEAGEALRFEPICISAGFIGVQRVMQAIGMLRSSRKKLPTPMIAKSTSWLRAESDGILRTVVTLGEKVEKGQVLAYISAPLGHSEIELTARKGGIVIGQQTLPLVNEGDAIFHLAYFEQDDQEVEQVVEEFIEEVIDADLEPLTTGQINSPS comes from the coding sequence ATGCGGCAAGCAAAAGGACTAAAACTCGTGGCAAAGGCTAAAAAGAATAGCGCATTCGAATTTCTCGGCGAGTTTACCTCGCCGGGAGAGCGTAAGGTGATTGAGTTAGAAGCGGCAAAGCTTTACACCCATTCACCGTTATCGATCCCGGTCGAGATCATAAACGGTAAACAAGCTGGGCCCGTTCTTATGGTCAACGCAGCAATTCATGGTGATGAGCTTAACGGCGTTGAGATTGTTAGACAGTTAATCAACACCCTTGATGCTAACAAGCTCAAAGGCACCATCATTGCTGTACCCATTGTTAACGTGTTCGGCTTTATTCATAAGTCTCGTTATCTGCCAGACAGACGAGATTTAAACCGCTGCTTCCCGGGTAGCGAAAAGGGTTCGCTTGCTTCACGCATGGCGAACACCTTTTTCTCTCAGGTCGCTAAGCGCTGTGACTACATTTTGGACTTACACACAGGTGCCATTCACCGCACCAACCTGCCACAGATTCGGGCAGATTTAAGTAATCCAGAAACACTTCGTATTGCTCAGGCGTTCGCTACGCCAGTGATCGTTGATGCTCCACTACGAGACGGCTCTCTGCGTAGCGAGGCTGAACGCCTGGGCATTCCGGTTTTAACCTATGAAGCGGGAGAAGCGCTAAGGTTTGAGCCTATTTGTATCAGTGCTGGCTTTATCGGGGTTCAGCGTGTCATGCAGGCAATTGGTATGCTGCGTTCAAGTCGCAAAAAGTTGCCAACACCGATGATCGCTAAGTCCACCAGCTGGTTGCGCGCGGAAAGTGACGGTATTCTTCGGACTGTGGTGACGTTAGGCGAAAAAGTAGAAAAAGGTCAGGTGCTGGCTTACATCAGTGCGCCATTAGGCCACAGTGAGATTGAACTCACCGCACGCAAAGGCGGGATTGTTATCGGTCAGCAAACTTTACCTTTGGTTAACGAAGGTGACGCCATCTTCCATTTGGCTTACTTTGAACAAGACGATCAAGAAGTTGAGCAAGTGGTTGAAGAGTTTATCGAAGAAGTGATCGATGCTGATTTGGAGCCCTTAACCACTGGTCAGATTAACTCACCGTCTTAA
- a CDS encoding sodium-dependent transporter — translation MAQVDNSQSREHFGSRLGFILAAAGAAVGLGNIWGFPTQAASNGGGAFLLVYLVMILVVAFPMLVVEMAIGRHGQANPVDSMRSLTANPAGKRVGAAVGWIGLSVPSAVLAFYSIVGGWLICFLLGAITDVLGMEAATAWFKGFSVERNLFGTITFYVLTVLIVQGGVKQGIEKWSTRLMPALFVLFALLFIYIMTQNGATEGLKHYLIPDFEKVMDRKLILAAMGQGFFSLTIGGCSMLIYGSYLSKKENLPKMAMNVTLVDTAVAFIAGLVVMPAMFVAMQKGVKIYAEDGSLLSSDTLVFTVLPLMFDSLGLLGQLFAIVFFLLLTIAALTSSISMLECPVALVSERFNTKRTPTSWVLGGLIALFSVVIVYNFAAMFGLVAMVATQYLQPAAALLFCLFGGWVWSRHSKIKELEQGCPEFTQGWFGKLWPAYVKFVCPILVATVIWASFG, via the coding sequence ATGGCACAAGTAGACAATTCTCAATCTCGCGAACATTTTGGTTCGCGTCTCGGATTTATTCTTGCCGCAGCAGGTGCCGCGGTTGGTTTAGGCAATATATGGGGTTTCCCAACTCAAGCAGCAAGCAACGGTGGCGGTGCCTTCTTACTGGTTTATCTAGTGATGATCCTAGTGGTCGCTTTTCCTATGTTGGTCGTTGAAATGGCGATAGGTCGTCATGGTCAGGCTAACCCTGTTGACAGTATGCGCTCTTTAACGGCGAATCCAGCAGGAAAAAGAGTAGGCGCAGCTGTTGGTTGGATTGGTTTGAGTGTGCCAAGTGCCGTGCTTGCCTTCTACAGTATCGTCGGCGGTTGGTTGATTTGCTTCTTACTTGGTGCCATTACAGATGTTTTAGGTATGGAAGCTGCGACTGCTTGGTTTAAAGGCTTTAGTGTCGAGCGCAATCTTTTCGGTACGATTACTTTTTACGTTCTCACTGTGCTCATTGTTCAAGGTGGTGTTAAGCAGGGGATCGAAAAGTGGTCAACTCGACTGATGCCCGCGCTATTTGTTTTGTTTGCTCTGCTATTCATTTACATCATGACGCAAAACGGTGCGACGGAAGGCTTGAAGCACTACTTGATTCCAGATTTTGAAAAAGTGATGGATCGTAAACTAATCTTAGCGGCGATGGGGCAGGGCTTCTTCTCGCTAACTATCGGTGGTTGTTCGATGCTGATCTACGGTTCTTATCTGAGCAAAAAAGAGAACCTGCCTAAGATGGCAATGAACGTTACCTTAGTAGATACCGCAGTCGCCTTTATTGCAGGTCTTGTTGTTATGCCTGCTATGTTTGTCGCGATGCAAAAAGGGGTAAAGATATACGCTGAAGATGGCTCATTGCTTAGTTCCGATACCCTAGTGTTTACCGTATTACCACTCATGTTCGATAGCTTAGGCTTGCTTGGCCAATTGTTTGCGATTGTATTTTTCTTACTACTGACCATTGCTGCACTAACATCATCTATCTCTATGCTGGAGTGTCCGGTTGCTTTAGTGAGTGAGCGTTTTAACACCAAGAGAACACCAACAAGCTGGGTGCTAGGTGGTTTGATTGCATTGTTCAGTGTGGTGATTGTCTACAACTTTGCGGCCATGTTTGGCTTGGTGGCGATGGTCGCAACCCAGTACCTTCAGCCAGCAGCAGCGCTGTTATTCTGCCTATTTGGCGGTTGGGTATGGAGTCGTCACTCTAAGATTAAAGAGCTAGAGCAAGGCTGTCCTGAATTTACTCAAGGCTGGTTTGGCAAACTGTGGCCTGCCTATGTGAAGTTCGTTTGTCCTATCTTAGTCGCCACAGTGATTTGGGCCTCTTTTGGCTAA